Genomic window (Nymphaea colorata isolate Beijing-Zhang1983 chromosome 1, ASM883128v2, whole genome shotgun sequence):
GTCATTGCAGCTTCTGAAAGCAGCAATATTTACGGAGGAATGTGCACCTTGTATCCACTCAGAGTTGTGTTTCTTCATCAGGCCTGCATTCTCTTTCAAGTAAATGACATTTTATTCATTGTCATGCACTTCCTCCATATTTGGCTCCTTAATGTTTGATCAGTATTTTCTCTGGAAATATATGGGCATATCATTGGCATGTTCGAGCTAAACAATCTGTAAGTTCTGTTACCTTTTAGAGGAAATTTGTCTTGTTTCCTTTGGCTAGTTAGTAAGGCACTTCTGACATTAGGGTGCAATAGGAAATTTAGCAGGTGATTTATGGTCTGGTTCAAAGTAACCTTGATTGCACTTCTTCAGAGACTTGGTTGTTGCATCTCCTGTGGAAGACTATTTTATCCATATCAGTGACCTTCCACCCCTTGAAATGGTTAGATAAAATACAACACATAGGTTGTAGGTTGAATTTATGTGCCCTTTTTTCAAATGAAGACCACATGTACTAGTGCAGCTGAACATCAAAGTCGCACATCTATTTCAGGAAGAAGCTGACAAATTCACACGACCTCTCTTAGATACTCTTGGCGATGATTATGCAGTTTCTTGTGAAGGTAGAGACTTCTAGCTTCTTTGTTTTGTCTAATTTAGTTTGCTTTCATCAGTTTGTCAACTAAGcaagaattttaaaaagcaCTAGTATTGTTTGAAGGAATTAAAACATAGGAACTCTCTGTCCTATGATCTGTTTCAATCTTCAGgagtttatttttttccctctgTTTTATTTGAGGCAGTGGCTCCAAATAGCTGTTAGTTGTATGACTACCGGTGACTACCTCATCAATGGCTGTAAAATTTCAAACGAATATTGTATGTCAGAGACTTTCCCAACTTAATATGTCTAAAGTGGGAGTTCAAATTGGACACTTTACGTGTTAGAGAACTGTTTAGAAAGTTTGAATACTCTCCATCAGCTAATGTGGTATTAGATAACTGAGTTCTCTGAATAACAAGTATTCACTTTATTGCTTTTCacttcaagaaatcaaatttggagaGCTCAGAAGGAGAAGCATGGAGCTTTTAGGAACAAATTTCCAGTTAAAAGGAGAATTTTTCATCCGCAAGCAATACAATTCTATTTCTGACAATTTGCATGTTAGAGAACTGTTCAGAAAGATTAAATACTCTCCATCGGCAAATGTTGTATTAGATAACTAAGTTCTCTGGATAGCAAATATTCACTTTATTGCTTTCCAattcaagaaatcaaatttggagaGCTCAGAGAAAGGAGTATGGAGCTTTCTACCCTTGTTTCtaagttcaaaaaaatatgCTAGATACAAGTGATACATTTGTATCGCTTGTCTCTTAAGGAATAATAATCATACTAAATTTTTGCATAACAGAAATTGTAGCTTGACTCTATCTTGGAGTTATTCAAGAACCGTTAGAATTTATTACTGAATTTATGCTTCTAATTTGAATCTCAGATTAGATAACAGGGAACCCTTTAGTTTTAAGTTCTTCTACTGTCATGTTTCAGAACCTGTTATCATGTCAGAAGACCATATATCACAACATAGATTCCCTGACCTTGTGGTTTTATACTGACCATGTTGTGATGGATGCACAAAACTCAGTTGCGAGAAACTTCATAGAATAACGGTAGTTTTTTTGGTACTTGTATTATAATACCTTGTATGCTTATCATGAGAAAACTCCCTACCTTCTTCAAGACAAATTTCTTTCCTGACTTAGGGAAGCCTTTATCGGTATGGACACACAGCATCTGTTTTCGTGTTATTTTTCAGGAACAGCATTCTTTCCTATTCATAGTTGCATGAACCATTCTTGCTGTCCAAATACGAAGGCTTTCAAAAGAGATGAGGTAATGCAGTAGATATTGTTCACTACTGAAGCTTTAGAATTATCAACTATCAACTTGTTGTAGatatctttcttctttcctaatGTAATTTTGCTCACCTGAATTTAATGTTGGAATCATATGCTTACTGTTATATCGAAGGAGACAGTCTGGTTCTGGTTGGCTGATGGCATTGATGAGTGCTAGCAGGTTCACATGCTAACATGAAATGTCTGAGATACCTTTTGGTAGTAAATTGTGATAGAAATTTAGAGATTtgaactagatccaaatccattcAGGGTAAATTTTTCTATTGGAAACCCATTTAGTATAAAAAATGATTATCCCGTTAAAGCAAACAACAATGGTCTTGATGTGTGTACAAGCAGTTGAAGTTCATATGATCATCAAATTTAGGAACTGGCTAGAATAAGCAGGATTTTCCAACTATCAGATCCCCTTTCAGGACCTTGACGATTAAAGCCAGATAGATGGGGGTTTGGTTACACATAATTTCATGGTCCAGCATAAATGCTTGAGTCTTTGCCAAAATGCTATTCCCTTTATTCGTCTAGTAGCAGGTAATAAAACAAAGTTATTGCAACTGCAGGATAGGGATGGTCAAGCAACAATAATTGCACTAAGACCCATATCGAGAGGTGAAGAGGTACTTAATCTTCAACCTTTTGTTATTATGTATGGTCACAACGTTTGAAGTGTAATTCATGCATGTGCTTCCGGTGGCTGTAATTTTCCAATTCTGAATTCCTAGCAGGTTACCATCTCATATATTGATGAAGACCTTCCATGTGAGGACAGGCAGGCATCACTTGCTGACTACGGGTTCCAGTGCAACTGTCCTAAGTGCCTCGAAGAATAGTGACCATCTTCATTGTTcctgattgatttttgtgagaATACTATAAGATTCACTAGCATTAATGAGTTCAGAATCCTATATTCATTTTGCCAATTGAAAAGGACATTGAGGTTCACCTGGTTTTGAAATTACCGAATCGTGTGAAATTTTCTGTGATACTGTGATGTTTTCACGTGCAAGGCAACATGCAAGGGTCATAATGATGCAATGTTAGTCTCAGCCCTTTATGTAAACTTGAGAAATTCTTGTGAGTCCATAGGCTGAAGATGAAGTTTCTCTGGCACTGAAGTGGAATATGTAATCCATCGGCATAGTTGGAGCATGTGACTGCAGTGATTGCCTGGGCTTTCGGAATTAACAGCAAAAGCAATAGCCTTTTAACCTCCTGTAAGGCTGGTCGTATCACCTAATTAGGTTAGATCGACATATAGTTTGCAGATTCAGATTCCACATGTATATCTCTAGCATCCGACTAGCTCAGATCTGCATAACTGTGGCTACTTAGGGCCGATCTAGATCGGTTGTTGATGTCAATGGTGATGGCTCCCTCTTACTCCCTCTACCTTGGGTAGGCGTAGCTAGTCTGGACCAGCACGTGACCTAGGCTGAAGGCGATCCGTCAAGTAGTTCCGTTCTTACAAgctcctcatatatatatatatatatatatatatatatatataaagacagaTGGAGGGCGAGAAGATAGCGGGCATTGAGGCTTTGTCGCGATAATGAAGGACCGACAGCagcgcattttttttttccctctataATTACACGACCAAGGACCAAACCAAGTAAACCCACTAGTAAGTCATTCTGATTATAATCTGGAGCAACAGATGCAGCGTGATTAACTATACCTGTTTCCCGTACAGACTGTTAATCATGTATTGTTGGCCACCAACATGTGACTTATAGAATAACTTCCACGCAAGCCAACAACGAAGTAACATATACAGAAACTGGTTTAGACAAATCAACCTGAAGGAAAGGGAGGATCTAGTGCGGTTCGGCAGGTCTAGTTGGGGGAGGGGGCCCATATAAGAGGTATGATATTAATTGTGAGCTGCTTAGTCTCAGTTACAATTCGTTGTCCTACCTAATGGCAGGAAACTAAATCTAAAAGTTTGCACATGGCCCATGTTAAGTGCCTACTTTCAGATGAATTgaccacattttcttttcttaatttagATCCCATACATGCTACCATCAACGCTTTTGCAATTGAGACCAAACCAAAAACAATTTTGTGGAAAACAAGATCTGGTTTATCATTTCTGCAGAGGACGGACCCAATCAAGAAACAAGACTCTCAGTCTATCTAGAAACGTaattataatttaaaatgagaatataaagaaaacattaacTGCAGAGTAGATAACTATAAATAATGTTAATAGTAAAGGATTACTGGAACATGAAGCTACATGCTTCTCTTCAGGTCAGATCTACGATATTCACATAAGTATATTTGAATTTCATATTACATGctgcaaaaaatgcaaaaatgtgTTTGTTTATCAAGTTTTCTCCGAGAATTAAGGTTCAACAGCAACCAGAAGcgagaaaagtagaaaaaaaaataatacaacCACTACGCTTTGCCAATTCTCACAGTCCTGAAAGAGTGCGCAAGACCAGCTTCAAGAATAATCCTTAGTCAAATCAGTTTATCAACTCCATATTCAAGACCTTGAAAACTTATCATGACAAATGCTGTTGATGTGAAAATTTCTCACGACATGGTTGTGTGCATCCTTTCTTTCTGAAGCTCCATGCAGTTGTAGACATCTTCAATTCTGTTATCACAGAAACTCACAATTGGCACATTTCAGAATGAAAACAGCCCTTGCATAAAAACCCAAACAAGTGAAAATTACCGGGTATCTATGAGTTAATTTCTTCTTGGAGAGCCAAAAAATTGCTCCAAGCTCACTGAGGTAAACACGTTAGGAGCTATATGTGCAGCCCCAGATGGAGAGATGAAAAGCTCATATCTGATGAAACGCTTAActcataatataaaaaaatgacaattatTAATATAATTTGTAATAAATATAAACACAAAAAGATAGCAAGAAACAAGTAATGGCAATGGTAAGATAATCTGATAAAGATGATATTCGAATAGGACATCGTTACATGAACACATACAggcatcaataaaaaataaaaccatctAATGCCATTTTTTGTTGACTTGAAGTCATTAAAGAATTGAATAGCACAAACAGTATCATGCATGGATGTTGGATGCCACAAGTACAAACTCTTCAACAATTAGAGTTAACAAATTAGAAGTAAATGTGAAAAGAAtaagaagtgaaaaaaaaaggacataagaataacaaattacaaaagtaAAGCAACAGGAAAAGGGGCATCAGTAGAAGTCCAGAACATGTTTTACAAGTAGTGCAAATCTTTTTACGTGTATGTCATGTATCAGTTCTCTAAAGAATCTTCCTCTTTTTTAAACTAAAATACACTCAGTAAGAAAACCAAGTGAATCCTTCACAATTGCTACACGTGCTAACCTGTCTGCTAACATTAACTACCAATTCATGTTTCAAATTAGCTAATGGCTTGAGCATATGAAGAACAATATACATACAGCCAACTGGGAGATAATATCAAGATTTGAGTCGATATGCCAGTCCGGTTCAAGTTGGCGAACAAAAGATGTCCTTCCATTTTCTGTGCTACAGAATAGAACCTGTAGGGATTTGAGGACAATATATTACAGAATTGCTAGGTGAAAACTGAAGGAATCCAGATATAAAAGTAATAGAGCATAAAAATTACAAAGTGAACAAACTTATTACATGAAGAAGGCGGCATACATGCTGATGCAACTATATATTGAGGACACAATCTGCTCACCTTATTGAGAATGTATATATGATGTATTAGTAATGAAATGACATAAGCAGGAGTAGTTTATAAAAGGCAGTAACTTAGGTTATCTGCAACTCAATTGGATCAAAAATCTTATCCAAAGGAAAAGTAGGGGGAACACATGCATCAAACACTCTTACTAATGCAATACCACTACAAGGAAACTCGACATACTTCTTAGGAAGAAGCTTTGGATGTTACAAATGTCAGGAATACATTCTTGATGTTATAAATGGCATGCTAAGCTAAGTTGCCAGTTCCAACATATCTGGAAGGCAGATAATTCCTATGTCATCCTAAATCAGGAATTAAGAGTCACACTCATCTATTGCCTAAACACTTCAAACTGACAAACAGAACAGGCGTTCTATTTTTCAGCCATAAATGGATTAGttaagaaatcaagaaaactgATTTGCAGAAAGAGAAACAAGCATAAACCAAATGAGCAATTTGTTTAACGGTTCTAAGAAAATCAAGAACGCAAACCTCAATCCAGAGAAATTAAAATGTCTAACAAGCTGACATCCTGAAGTAGCTAGAATACTTTCCTCCAATCTTGAGATTACAAATGTCATCTAATTTATACCTTATCTTTGATCAGTCCCCCAGAACCAAAAGCACCAGCATCCTCCAAAGCCTTGAGAACTCTTTCCTGCAAATTAATTTAAATAGAAATAGAGCTATATCAAGTTGTTACGACAATCAGAAAGCCTGCAATTCAGATTGTTCTGATGCCATACAGAAGAAGTGTCACTATAAGTGTCAAAAGATGAGGTAGCAATATACAAAGATAAATGTATACGTATTTAATTCATCTAAAGTACTAGCCTACTAGGAATGGGAACTCTAATATTGTAGGACAATATTGCTCATAGCCGCTTGCCCTTCACCAATAAGCATAGAAGGTTCAAAAGAATGGTACTTGAGAGCTCCATTAAGCAAATATTAGGGATTGCAGACCAAATAGGAACAACAAAATGTGAAAGGCTTCAAATCAACATAACAGGGAACCATCAAGCTAATCATACAACAGTCTTCTCCCAATACAACACTTGGAGCTGGCATGCTGAATGCTTGCAAATTGATTACTTTTACCCAACAAATAAGCTATTTATATCAAGAAATCTACAATGAAGGCTGTAAACTTGCAAGGGAAGTTGTTTTGTCACTTCAAGTCAGTTTCACTTTGTTTGGCACCTCTTCTTCAGAATGTCTAAAcattgcttcaaaaataaaatacctaaaaattttccatatttACAATGataacaagcaaacaaataacaCAAATTGCGCAAAATTAAAATGCAACACATCATTAAGCACAACAAAACTAGACATGATCCCAAGTCATTAGACATTCAAAGCATGTAGCCAAGTTTCTGAAGAAAAAAGAGCTTAGTTTCTGCTCAAGTGTACCATAAAAATAAGAGAATCacaaagaagaataaaatgTTAATAATGAAACACTGTCAATATAAtaagttcaaaaatgatcaTGTGCACACAAAAAAAAGCTAAATAATCAGAATAACAATGAATTTCACGCACCCCACTTTCATCATCCACAATTCTCTCCATAAGATACAGATCACAGATTTTGGCAACTTCAACCAACACTTCCAAAACAGATTTCCTGATTGTTGCATGTATCTGCTCATGAATTATTAACAAAAGGTCATTCTCACATTGTGCTAAATATGCGAATTACAAGAACAAGACCCTCCAGCAGACCTGGAGCTCTTCTGGATCATTCTCCTCAAGCACCACACCAAGTAATCGGCATGTGACCTGCATGGGAAAAGAACAGGAGATGGGGTGAGAAAAATAGGAATACAGCAATTGTTCATATATTCGGTACCAAAAGTTTAACTACTCCTCTGCACAAATTCTGAAGCTTTTCTGTAACAAGTAAAACATGCATAACATGACTCGAGAACCTGACAAGCACCAAGGATTATTGGCATTCAGAGTCCAGACAAAGTGACTGGACACAAACCAAGTGTGTGACAAACAGGTCATTCGAGCTCTTCTTCACTGAAAAGGGTGTCGCAAGTAAAAGAGAATAAGAAAATTCAAGGGAAGAACTAACATGACTTGGTTAAGCTAGTAGTGCATTATACACTTTATGTACCTTTAGCAGAAAAGGGCCCCATCAAGCAATATGAGTATTGGAGACAATTTTTCATGGATTAAGTGATTAAgttgatctgatttcttaatcagctTACATTATGGTTTCTATATCCAATACATGCAAATAAATACAGAAGCATTCGGAGATCAGACCCACTACCGTCTATAAGCAACAGTTCTCATGATACCTTTCTACCTTCACTTAGTCTTTGCCTCACTATATGCCCAAGAGTTAACTGTCAATGAAAATGAGGAAAATGTCAATGACATACCATGGCCTCATGAATCATAAACTTGTAAATAGTTCATCTTTTTATTCTCTTTAGGGACTACAAAGTATTGGACACAATTTTGTACCTTTGCTGGTTGAAAGAAGTCACTTATTGCATCCTGTGTCTCTGGGTTATCCAAAGATGAGGTTAACCTGGATGTCAGTATTGACTCATTTGATGGGCCAACTCCAGCAGTACCTGACATAGAACCTTGTAGATGGTGTCGCCCTCTGTGTTGTCCACTGGGGGTCCTCAATAATTTCCACATAAAGACCACAGTTACAGCTAAACCGACAATAGCTCCAATGGAATGAGCACTCTGAAGCACACAaagtaaaaatgagaaaagctCTTGCCAAGACTACCcaatttctcaaaaatatttGATGGGTCAATCTCCATGCAGCTTCTTCACTACTGCACCGAAAGTCTTTTAGTGGATATTAACACTTCGATATTTTCAGGCCACATTTATCCGACTGCAGTATAGATCCATGGttctttagaaaataaaatcCAGTTCCATCATACTGAGCCGCTTAATGAGATAATAGGGTTTGTATCATCGATCCCAACTGATTTATCAGACGCAAAAGGAGTCCCTAAATAGACAGCCACGTTCTCCCTAAGTTAGATAACATTCAGAGGTGTCATGTTAGAGGAATGGTTGTTGCCACAGCCAAGAAACATTGCCGATTTGAAGAAGTGTCGGCATTTACAATCATATGGATGGACTTGTAAACAGATTCAAGACAAAAGCCTCTCAAAACTGAGGAAAAAGGGCCCAGAACGAGGAATTGCAAATTCATCAAGGGGTTCAACTCAGACACACGGTACGGGCACGTGTAACGCTGCCTAATCCAGGTTCTGAAAGATGGATCGTTTAATGCTTCAATAGTTAATCAAGCAACTAAGTATGCAAATACTGAACAAGGGGGCAGGACAAAAATGTCTACATGGTATACGGATACGGACTCCATTTCGAATGAGAAAAGATCAGCACACAGGCGCACAATTGATCTTCTTGCATAAGATGCAAACCAATATTGAATTCCTATCCCAATACAACATTAAATCCATTGAGAAACCTAGCGAATTGTGGTAGCAAGCGCCAACCACCAGCATAACTTTATCAGTCCCAACTAAACAATTGGGGCTTCAATAAATGGTTCCTTTGGAAGGTCCGTATTCTATGTTCTTGACCACTTGCAAAAACCAAACCAATCAtggatacaaatttgtgaacAGAGCTTCGTGATCAATAATCAGCGGggaaaaattttgtaaagaagcggaaacaaagaaaagagaaaaggaagcagGAAAGACATTGTGGGGTACCCAGTCATGTGCAGAGACGCGAAGGAGGCTTGACATCTTGAGTGTTAGATAGGTGCCGATCTTCTTTACCATCTGGGCcagttcttcttctttggaaGAAGAGTCGGCCATGGTGGTGTAGGAATGGCAAGCCGCACGGAGAACTTGGCTTCTATGGACTCAGATGCAGAAGGTAGTTGCCCGGTTGGTCCAGTTCGACGGGTACAGTAAACTCAGAACAACTTGACTTGAATCTGA
Coding sequences:
- the LOC116245819 gene encoding peroxisome biogenesis protein 22 isoform X1 — protein: MADSSSKEEELAQMVKKIGTYLTLKMSSLLRVSAHDWSAHSIGAIVGLAVTVVFMWKLLRTPSGQHRGRHHLQGSMSGTAGVGPSNESILTSRLTSSLDNPETQDAISDFFQPAKLTLGHIVRQRLSEGRKVTCRLLGVVLEENDPEELQIHATIRKSVLEVLVEVAKICDLYLMERIVDDESGERVLKALEDAGAFGSGGLIKDKVLFCSTENGRTSFVRQLEPDWHIDSNLDIISQLARFIRYELFISPSGAAHIAPNVFTSVSLEQFFGSPRRN
- the LOC116245819 gene encoding peroxisome biogenesis protein 22 isoform X2 — translated: MADSSSKEEELAQMVKKIGTYLTLKMSSLLRVSAHDWSAHSIGAIVGLAVTVVFMWKLLRTPSGQHRGRHHLQGSMSGTAGVGPSNESILTSRLTSSLDNPETQDAISDFFQPAKLTLGHIVRQRLSEGRKVTCRLLGVVLEENDPEELQERVLKALEDAGAFGSGGLIKDKVLFCSTENGRTSFVRQLEPDWHIDSNLDIISQLARFIRYELFISPSGAAHIAPNVFTSVSLEQFFGSPRRN